ATAAAAAGTGATATATGAGCAATAAAATACGCATATCCATACATGCAAGAGCAAAATTAAAGTACTGATGTATAGTACCCAAAATAAGAGGCTTTTAAATACTTCCTACAATAGGCAGGCTGACAGAAATATACAACAGAAttaaggcagagagagatatGGATAAACAGATCAGATTTTTCCCACCCATTTGTGCCTGCTACTCTctcgccctctagtggtggtAAATGCTTACTTCCACACTGTAAATGGCTCAATTTGATGTTTATGGATAAGTAATATTATAATTGTGTGATTTCGCTGTAGATttatggtatgtgtgtatgtgcattatttgtgtttttgctgtagTGTCAAGTAACAATTAATCCACTCCATTTCCGGTCACAGAGAAGAATAGATGCAGTAGAGATGGTACactacatgtacatatatatatgtgtatatatgtatatatatatatacagtactgtgaaaACGTTTTAGGCACTTGTGAAAAAgtgatgtaaattcagaatgctttcaaaataatgaaataaatagtttttaatgtatgtattaacaacatacaaagtgcacgaaacagaaaaatcaatagttaaatcaatatttggtaTGACCACCCTTTCAAAACATTGATTCGCTTAGGTATActtgtgcacagttttgtaaGGTGCTCGGCAGGTAGGTTTTTTCAATCATCTTGAAGAACTTGCCACAGTTCGTCtatggattttggctgtttcagttctttctgtctcttcatgtaatcccagactgactcgatgatgttgagatcagggctttgtgggggccACGCCATCTGTTGCAGGACcccttgttcctctttttggtgAAGGTCGTTTTTTTATCACTCTGgctgtttggggtcattgtcatgctgcagaatgaatttaggaccAATCAGACGCCTCCCTGATGGTATTGCATGATGGATAAGAATgcttgtatttctcagcatttgAGGAGACCACTAATTCTGACCAAATCCCCAACtacatttgcagcaatgcagccccaaacctgcaaggaacctccaccatgctttactgtgtcctgcagacactcatccttATAGCGTTCTCCAGCCCTTCGACGAACGAACTGCCTTTTTCTAGCgccaaatatttcacatttggaCTCATTGgtccagagcacctgctgccattgtgctgcatcccagGTCTTGTGTTTTCGTGCATAGATGAGTCATTTggcttttttccacatctgaggaatggctttttggctgcaGGTCTTCCCTTCAgaccacttctgaccagacttctccggactgtagatgggtgtaccagggtccctgtggttgctgccagctctgtgctgatggcactgcttgacagCTTCCGATTGCGGAGGGACGTCAACTTgatgtgtctttcatctgctgaactaaGTTTCCTTGGCCGACGACTCTGTTACCGGTCCTCAACCttgcctgtttctttgtgcttctttagaagagcttggatagcacatctggaaacacctgtctgcctcGAAATTTCTGCTTGTGATCgaccttgctgatgcaggatgacCACCTTGTGTCGTGTCTCTATGCTCACCCTTGTCATGGTGTAAGATTAGCAATCTGTTCAGCGACCTCACCTTTTCAGTGTGGCTGATCCtcacccagttttattccctctacacaggtgtttctgtttcagttaataattgtggttaaacctgcttatgttgctaatgattaccacctgttttgtttagttgttcggtatagttgttttatcatgcattggagtatatgcctacaaaaaaggtttggggggtctggaaggttttgtttgccactttctttctttatttagtcttagtggcacatttcactattttcaaaagaaatgttcgGAAACCTAAAATACGATATTTATTATTGACACACTAATGGACAAGatagaaaagaactgttttaagacaaatgttttgtgaaaaatcttaCGTGCCTAAGACgtttgcacagtactgtatatatatatatatatatattagaagAAGTATATATTACAAGAAGTGAAGCTTAAGAATTACAAACTAGTGCATCATCCATTATCAGGCTGTTCTTGTTACACTGCTGTCCTATCTGTGCCATCCTGCTAATTTTATTGTCCTGGTAATCCTGCTGATATGCTTACATGCCTTCATTCTCAGAATTTTTTCGCACGAAGAGTTCACACTATGCTTTGCTGTttagagagaaaaacattttgactCATGGTTCTTGAACAACCTCCAAACCACTGCAACtacataaaattaaatacataaaaaagccaCTAGATGGTGCCAAATCCCTACTATGCCTGTTTGGCTGCAATTGTGTCAGTGTCCGTTAGCGGGAATGTGCAGTGCATGTATATGTTTCTCATGAAATTATCAattttcctctgtcttcttctGATTTCAGTCTGGCATTGCAATACATTGCAGTTCCTCAGCTAACACttttatctagagtgacttacatagcagCTTTTACTTGTTATAGACTCATACAGCTAGGTATTTATTGGAGTAGTGCAGGTTAAGTAACTTCCCCAAGTACAACATTGTCCCACCGGAGAATTAAACAACCTTTGGGATACCAACGTTGTTTTTTTACCACTATAATCTAAAATCAAGTTTAAAGTATAAATATCACTATATTTTTGTACCTATTCCAGGTCAATGTGGACATCTCTGAAAACACCCCACTTAAAGGtatgtattttcacattattaagcagtttttttctttattaattgcTTTCTGTGACTCCAGCTTTAATTTTTGCTATATGAAACTGTTACGACCCCGTCTAGGGTGAggtgcaacataaaataaaatgtgtggcCACCCGCTTTCTTGTCTCCagtccagaacacagacactgtaaatAAAGCCAGGGTTCTTTTATTAACACAAAACTTGGGGGGGTGGGCAAGGCCAAAATAACAATCATAACTtgctgaggagaaagggaataaatgacctaaccaaagaaaataagaaaacaaaatacaatctcttccctgactccctaactatccgaaaacaggagaaaaggaaaaaaaaaacaaagtacatttacatttacatttattcatttggcagacgcttttatccaaagcgacttacataggttacagttctttacaatgttatccatttatacagctggatatttactgaggcaactgtgggtaaaagtatttacattatattacaaatatatacaaaaacagagcgcacgcacacaaacgcgcatCATCTATCTGAGGGGAAGCCATCCCTCCATCCCGACgtttcctccttttaaatcCTCCCGCTCGTTCCTCACCCAATCACAGCGGGGTGccaatctgcagaaaaaaaaagaaaacggaggGCGCGAGAGCgggagcagacacacaaacgATAGTCTACGTCTTCGTCCCAGGACGtaacaaaactgaaactgtaacttttgtattttattattattattattattattattattatatttaaccACTTCCGGTACAGATGAATCCTGTTCTTAACCCCACTTCTGTGCATACGAACAAGGGGACATCAcatctttcaaaacattttttccccaatgagttggaaaataatgaaatttggCTTTTGTTATAATGTGCTTTTCCCTCCAGACTGGTTTTTGATTACTTGCGTAAGTGTCCTAAGCCATTTTTACTGGGTCGCAAAGAACAGCACAGTACAAAGGACCACACAGCATTTGTTAGTGTAATGCTGCTGAAGTTAAAGACGAATCTGCGCAACCATTTACTGCTGTGAATTTCCTGAGTGTATGTTTATTTGACTCTCATTTCAATAGCAGTCCTCTAAGGCATgcattctctctttcacaggCATTGACCTCAGTCCCCACCTTTATAAAATTGTGGATGAACTTGGGCCACACCTCACGAAGCAGCTGGCCATCAGCAGTGGAATGACCGAGGCCAGAATCGACTTTCACATgacaaacaatcaaaacaacTCTACAGAGCAATACTACAACGTACTGAAGGACTGGACCGAGCAGCAAGGTCTTGAGAACGCCTTTCCAAATTTGATCAGAGAATTGCGTAAATTGGGCAAAAACAAGATCGCTGACAAATTGCAGaagaaaattctggaaaaagtttaaaataatgtgtgacatttttttccaaactggCACACATCCTAACTGCTGTTTGCATGTGACCGCTGCAAAAGCACCAGCGCCCATCGGGTTCACTGTCAATCTGAGGAACTGCCAACCAGCCTGCCAAGCAGCTTCATTTAAATCCAATCACTGGGAATATAATCTTGACCTTTATATTCCTATCCaaaatgaatattgtatttgaatgtaatatatttttgaaatcaacttgctgttttatgaaaaaaagtcattttgaaatttaagCGTAGGGTAAGTGTTTGGTACCAGATCTTGTATGGCCCCTTGAAGATTATTCAAGCTTAGATTTGTATACACTCAGGAACAGACTGGGTATTAACGATAATAGTAActgctattgttattatttggcATGTGCTCATttccagagtggcttacaggTTTCACTGAGCAtgatacattacatacatatgaCAGGGGCAACAAGAACATGGTTACAGAATAGTTTGAACTGCAGTAAGGCAAGAAGTTGAACGCAATGCTACTGTATTCGCAGCTGAAGGAGTGATCAGGTTCTGTGTACTAGGATTAGGGCGGGTCCAGGTTCTGGGAATTATTGTCAGTGATCACAACAACTGGATTGATAAAAGGGCCTTGAACGTTGGCGGCTCTTCTGACAAGCCCTTCAGACAATGGAGAGTATCGGTGACCGACTACAAAGGCCAAAGTCTCGGAGGCGGTGATTTCCCACCTTTTTATTAGGGTGTGACAAAAGCCTGGCACTTCCTTATGTGGTTACAGCCCCATTAAACGTCTGCCATTGCAACAGCACCCATGCAAAATGGGGAAGCCCACACAAGTACCTCTTTTTCAGTTAGAGGTGGTGTTTTTCAGGCTCAGAGCCACTGTCTCTCATATATTAAGGTGGTGTTTCGTGACTAAATTTACCTGTAACAGCATggaaatgtatgcatgcattttacttgtatttattGTCCTCGGCTTTTGCCAGCTAGCTTTATTGACGTTGTTGGTCAATTCGTGCTGTAATTGTTAATTCTGTATAAAATTCATCTGCACTAGATATGGgtgtgtatgaaatgtgtaATGTCCAGCAAGCTTTAGACACATTTTTAGGTGTGGCTGGTGCCTCGcaattaatttctgtttttgagcAGTGGTTCTAGTTTCTCCAGAATTTGCACAAATAGGAGATTAACTCAGGGAGGGAGTGAATCTTGTCACCTGTGTTGAACAGGGTCAAGAAGGGACATCTAGCTCTGCTACACCCTGAGTGTTAGACATTACTGTCAGATTCAAAACAGATCATTGTGGAGCATATAGACTGCATGAACCTCAGGATCCAAAGGTTTAGAATCATTAAGATTATGTTTTGCTGGAAGTTTGACAAGTTCACAAGCCTATGTCAAAAATAAAGATTCAAAATGTGTAATGCTAATAGCATAAATCATTAAGAATTCAGAATTGAGTGCCaaatatatttcagtttcagaatgtTGCATTATGCCATCTTTGGAAAGTGGAAAGTGGATATTTTCCTGCTATTTAAAGATGTGAAGCTCTCTCTATAGCGCATGGGACTTTCCTGCTGTTGCATaataattttctgtgtgtgttcacgaGGCCTCATTCCGCTGGGATGTGTGCAGACTTAATGACCTTCATGTTATCCAGATAGGCTCTTCCCATGATGTGCCTATTGCAAGACCATCCAAGTGAAATGAAGATCAGTGAATGCGT
This genomic stretch from Megalops cyprinoides isolate fMegCyp1 chromosome 1, fMegCyp1.pri, whole genome shotgun sequence harbors:
- the LOC118789241 gene encoding tumor necrosis factor receptor superfamily member 6-like: MQDDHLVSCLYAHPCHGVNVDISENTPLKGIDLSPHLYKIVDELGPHLTKQLAISSGMTEARIDFHMTNNQNNSTEQYYNVLKDWTEQQGLENAFPNLIRELRKLGKNKIADKLQKKILEKV